The Schistocerca nitens isolate TAMUIC-IGC-003100 chromosome 7, iqSchNite1.1, whole genome shotgun sequence genome contains a region encoding:
- the LOC126195273 gene encoding uncharacterized protein LOC126195273, whose amino-acid sequence MGVAGREMARLILVLTFIIITPTYSKQNCNIPLVIRGSWFSWENGRSTTTEINADSMSRKGYCIDMKEEYHVNYTFIFKQEGSSCYTCVKLLVRTVNVLEKMETACVTLPPEREATVENVCKGLKPDQQLITLFDENYVPVNCRSSLEGVWQFGYQNRFRFTGECNHPDAMVRSCQTAGTQFLITNQKFNITYKKCVGMSETFDGVVEYSCLGDWFVGKNHFFAVANTKESRKDEKYRCFLKNRDDDLYIGVSITAECNTLKTVEQSPERLHLTPVKSEAVVPGCTLPQNFSGEWINTANIDADIFINETHIMETWYPDEGRFRRTIYVCHQHRGTRYMMARLTVDGCQKDYVCFDFVPRHHNIIRYRRGIAFITDDFRTVCSWVQFKNQEAWKYDLYLAKNPVPVQCPVAGKFNFTQRGDIPFETRILGGVTLSPRPNIYCKQNISDFSVCDTDQKEIAIDETYCLSVDHRGRPVDIYSDPDYRLQCIGFWKENLKSYLITYDELDAFSKYRCWVYQRADLNRILMSQALGPFCDLKQDVTSWNYTEGAAVAIDMVEYERERDQCPMHFDDGSNPWLNKENLIIVFTFGSGCPLENSLFLVWFLVMFVYSL is encoded by the coding sequence ATGGGTGTTGCTGGGAGAGAGATGGCAAGGTTAATTCTCGTGTTAACATTTATTATAATTACTCCGACCTACTCTAAACAAAACTGCAACATTCCTCTTGTTATCCGCGGTTCGTGGTTTTCCTGGGAAAATGGAAGAAGTACGACGACTGAGATAAATGCGGATTCCATGTCAAGGAAAGGGTACTGTATTGACATGAAAGAAGAATATCatgttaattatacatttatttttaagcaGGAGGGCTCAAGCTGCTATACGTGCGTGAAATTATTGGTCAGGACAGTTAACGTTTTGGAAAAGATGGAAACTGCGTGTGTTACTTTACCTCCCGAAAGAGAGGCAACTGTGGAGAATGTCTGCAAAGGTTTGAAGCCAGACCAACAACTGATAACACTTTTCGATGAAAATTATGTACCAGTTAATTGCCGTTCAAGTTTAGAAGGCGTTTGGCAGTTTGGATATCAGAATCGATTTCGCTTTACAGGAGAATGTAACCACCCAGACGCTATGGTCCGTTCCTGTCAGACTGCTGGTACACAGTTTCTGATCACAAATCAGAAATTTAACATAACATACAAGAAATGTGTCGGAATGAGTGAAACGTTTGATGGTGTTGTAGAATATAGTTGCCTCGGAGACTGGTTTGTGGGTAAAAATCACTTTTTTGCCGTTGCCAATACAAAAGAGTCGAGGAAAGACGAAAAATATCGATGTTTTTTGAAAAATAGGGATGATGACCTGTATATTGGTGTTTCAATTACAGCAGAATGCAACACACTCAAAACAGTGGAGCAGAGTCCGGAGAGATTACATCTCACACCGGTGAAATCTGAAGCTGTGGTTCCTGGTTGTACACTTCCACAAAATTTCTCAGGTGAATGGATAAACACAGCAAACATAGATGCTGATATTTTCATAAATGAAACACACATTATGGAAACATGGTATCCAGATGAGGGACGTTTCCGGCGAACCATATACGTTTGCCACCAACACAGAGGAACTCGTTACATGATGGCTAGACTCACTGTTGATGGTTGTCAGAAAGATTATGTATGTTTCGACTTTGTGCCCCGACATCATAATATAATAAGATATAGGCGCGGTATAGCTTTTATCACAGATGATTTTCGTACTGTATGTTCATGGGTGCAATTCAAAAATCAAGAAGCATGGAAGTACGATTTATATTTGGCAAAGAATCCTGTCCCTGTTCAGTGTCCTGTTGCAGGTAAATTTAACTTCACACAGCGAGGAGATATACCATTTGAGACCCGCATTCTTGGAGGTGTGACATTATCACCAAGGCCAAATATCTACTGCAAGCAGAATATATCAGATTTTTCGGTTTGTGACACagaccagaaagaaattgcaattgATGAAACATATTGCCTTAGTGTAGACCACCGTGGTCGACCTGTTGACATATATAGTGATCCCGATTACCGACTGCAATGTATTGGATTTTGGAAGGAGAATCTGAAGTCTTATTTAATAACATATGATGAACTTGATGCATTTAGTAAATACCGTTGCTGGGTATATCAAAGAGCTGACCTTAACAGGATACTGATGTCTCAGGCTCTTGGCCCATTCTGTGATCTCAAGCAAGATGTTACCAGCTGGAATTACACAGAAGGAGCTGCTGTCGCCATTGACATGGTAGAGTATGAAAGAGAACGTGACCAGTGTCCAATGCATTTTGATGATGGTAGTAATCCATGGTTAAATAAAGAAAATCTCATTATAGTTTTCACATTTGGTAGTGGATGTCCTCTAGAAAATAGCCTTTTTCTTGTTTGGTTTTTAGTTATGTTTGTTTACAGTCTGTAG